The following nucleotide sequence is from Rattus rattus isolate New Zealand chromosome 7, Rrattus_CSIRO_v1, whole genome shotgun sequence.
gcccttggtcctgccaagactgaacccccagtgaacaggaaaagggaataacatttgaaatgtaaataagaaatacccaatttaattaaatgaaaaaataactgcttctatttctttaggggttatgggactgtttagatggtttatctaatcctgatttaactttggtacctggtatctgtctagaaatttgtccatttcatccagattttccagttttgatgagtataggcttttgtagtggaaTCTGGTGAGTTTTTTAAATTCCtcggattctgttgttatgtctccctattcatttctaattttgtttatttggatactgtctctgtgctctctggttagtctggctaagggttatcttgttgattttctcaaagaactagctcctggttttgttgattctttgtatagttctttttgtttctacttggttggtttcagttctgattttgattatctcctgccatctactcctcatgggtctatttgcttctttttgttctagagcttttaggtgtgctgtcaagttgctaatgtatgttctctccaacttctttttggaggccctcagagctatgagttttcctcttagcactgctttaattgtatcccataagtttgggtatgttgtgccttcactttcatgaaattctaaatgtctttaatttcttcatttcttccttgaccaagttgtcattgaatagagcgttgttcagcttccatgtatatgtgggctttctgttgtttttgttgttattaaagaccagtcttagtccatggtgatctgataggatgcatgggattactttaatcttcttgtatctgttgaggcctgttttgtgactgattatatggtcaattttggagaaggtaccatgaggtgctgagaagaaggtataatcttttgttttaggataaaatgttctataggtatctgttaaatccatttggttcataacttctgcaaTATTTAggcttttaaatatacatttaataaatgatCTTGATAATAAATTTCTTAGAATCACCCCACGACTGGTTAATCTCCTTCTAATCCCCAGTGAGTTCCAAACATACACCACATGTAGAAATTAAGTAAAGCACACACTTAGCTCTTTAGATCTTCATTCCCTTAAGATCATGGTTACTTAACAATTTCAGAGTTCTACATTTGACCTTTCGTGGGACAAGTTCAATCCCCTAGGGCATGTGGAGAATGCCAGATGTGGCCAGATAGaattccagctctggggagcAGCAACAgggggtatccagggctttctAGTAAACTGTCTAAGTTTACTAGTAAGCTCCAGTCAAAGAGTGACTTCATCTTAAAGGAAATGGATAGTATCCTGAGGATACTCAAattgtggtgggttttttttgttttgtttttttgtttgtttgtttgtttgtttgtttgttttggcagcACCGAGGTTTATTGGAGCATCCTAATACAGATGCTGGGGCTTGCCCATGGTGCTCTTGATGTACAGAGCCCGGATGTTCTCCCAGTTTTTCTTGAGTAAGGACACCAAGAAGTTGACAGCCAGGTGGATGTTGTAGACTAGCTCGTCGTCGGTCATCTTCACGTGGCCGACGGCAACAGCCAGACACAGCACCTTCTTCATCTGGAACTTGATTGTGGATTTCACCTCATCCACTTTGGCCACCATGTTTTCATTGTGTGTCATTAGGGAGGGGAACTTGCCTGCCTTGTTTAGGCCTGGGCCTAGGATACGTGGGATTTGCTTGATCAGAGACTCGGAGGCCAAAAAGGCATCGTACTTCTTGACCAGCTTTTTGACCAACTTCTTGCTCTTGTTAAGCTTCTTGAGCGCCTCAATGTCCATGTGGGGGATATCCACAACCTTGGCTTCGTCACAATGCTGCTGGTCCCCCAGGACGCACACGGAGAACTTGGGGCGAGGGGTGGACTTAAGCCTGACGGTGCCCGAGAAGCATTTGTCCTTCTGAGGGTCGTAGTTCTTCAGGCTGATCTGCAGCTCCACCGTCTCCAGAAACTTGCGGCGCTTACGCTGGTTCCCATGCAGGACTTCCCGCACCGCCTCGTAGAGGGTGTCGCGTGAAACTTTGCTGCTCATGGCTGCGGCTGTGGGAACCGGAAAAGAAGcaaattgtttttggttttttttaattcattctctctccctccctccctcctcctcccccccttagTAACACACACAGGTGATAGCTCTTGAAACAGCTTCTAATTCCCTTAGGTTACCATTATCTTCCCTCAGCAGCCCTAACAGTCTTCCCACTGGTGCTAACACTCGTATGCCCCCAACTGCAGTCTCTCCCTCACACAGTCCTGTTGTCAGCATTGAACATCCCAGTCACTGTCCCCTTATGCTACAGTAACAGGGCTCATGTGGTTGCCTGTGAGATTTCTGAGCTTGTTCAGACAAAGACTGGACCTCTTGGAAAGGTAGAAGACCAAgagagctgctgagaaagcaaaagTAGCAGCTTTCTCCCTTGAGGATGGGCGGAGTCCTAAGGTTAGGAGTCCACTGGATGAACTCCTGCTTGAGTGTTTTATAGGCCCtggtccctccccttctcttacTGGTCCTGTAAGGTGCCTGCTGTGTGCCTACCTGCCATTTCTCTTCACAATGTCTTCCGGAAACAAGAAGCAGCCCATCTCAAAAAGCCTGCTTTTGCTTTCCTCATCTGCTATGTCTCTGTCATTCTCCCTCCATTCCAACTTTCTTGGCCGCCTGAATTGGGCTCATCAGTCGGAACGTGAGGCCTGTGTTTACACGGATCCAATCAAACCAACTGTCCAATCCCAGAACTAAAACTGCCTGAAACTTAATAGCGAATGTCTTTACACTTCATAAAATgcttcataaaatacatttactCATTTAACCCTTCTGGGAAAAAGAAGGGGCTGACACGTGCCTGTTGTCATGATTTTAACTATCGacttgacacagtctagaatGACCTGAGCAGAGGAGCCTGGATCAGGGAGTGTCTAGATCTCACAGAGTTTCAGGCATGTCTCTGGGGGGGCCTCTTGATTGCATAAACTGGGGTGAGAAGACCTGTCAGTCTGGGGTGGTGCTATTCCCTAGACAGAAGATTCtgaactttgtttaaaaaaaaaaaaaaaaggaaaattcgAGCTGGGCACTACCATGTGCACACTGTGGACATAAAATGGCCACTTCTCTCaagttcctgcccctgtgattccctgccatgatggactataacctgggACTATAGGCCAAATTAACCTTCTCTctattaagttgcttttgtcagagtattttaccacagcaacagaaaagagagagagagagagagagagagagagagagagagagagagaaatgtaagaTGTCTACTAAAGCCACTAAAGTTTGTTAAAAGGGACCAGAGTATGAACAGATTAACTCTTCCCATCCTCCGAGGTGTGAAACTATCTCCAGAGAACATGCTGCAGGCAGAAAGTCCCCAGAGCTACTCCGAGTATCAACAAGCATGTCTTCAAGCTGAAGGCAGGTGATAAATTACAGAAGAAGCTGATTGAATTCTGCCagagagatctttttttttttcctaaaaagtaCCTTCAGAGACTTGTAGGTGATGAAGCTAGACCTGGGAAATTGATCCCCATGGCCTTCAACACCGAGACTTTGACTTACTTACAAGCCTCACTTTGACTATAGGCTGGTGAGCCAGGGTCATCTCACAGTAAAGAGAAAACAGTCAAGACTTTTTTGGGAATGACAATCTACCTTCCAATAAAGGAAACAAGGCtctgtagtatatatatatatatatatgagtacacacacacacacacacacacacacacacatatatatatatatattatatgagtacacacatatatatatgactaagCTATATATATTGTCTAAGATATGTATATGACTAagctatatatatatttgactaaGCTATATATATgactaagatatatatatatttgactaacatatatatatatattgactaATACATGTATTAGTTAAACAGGATGGGAAAGGAGATATATGCATCTAGAGAAGAAATTTAGATATTTGCACACAGAGCATCTTTAAGTACTTAAAACACTTACTGTGGGAGTGTGGTAAGAATCAGAAGCCCTCAGAGGGacgaaaaaaaaagtgaatttaaaacaGTTGTATGTAGGCCTAAGGAAACAGACCCAAaggaaatgggataatatttgaataaATTGGCTTAATCAAGATTAATTCTGTTTATTAACAAGCAGAAGTATTGTAAAAACCGAGTAAGCAGTGGTCTGTAGCCAATTAGGGTGGATGACCTTCTGGGGGAAATGAACCAGGGTGAAACTGGCCCTCACAGTAAGGGGAGGGAGAACAATATGGGAGTGGAACTAACTACAACAACTCCGCCGACTTCCTCTCccgcatttaaaaaaaaagaaaaagaaaaaaactaagtcAGGAGTGTGacatgtttggttgatgtccctgggaggcttGCTCTTGTCTGAGGAGagactgggggatgggggtggatcTAGAAAAGAGGGGAGACGGAGGTGAGAGACTAGGCAGAtatggaaggaggggaaactaagTCAGGACGTaatgtatgaaagaaaaattaaaattaaaaagaaaaaggaatcacTTCAAGGGACAGAGGGTAGGGTGTTAGAGGGGTGGCTAGAAGGTTTCTTTTAAGTTGTTGTGGAAAGAGTGAAGAGTCTGCATGCTAACACAGTGGGATTTGAGTAGAGGCTTCTacatgttttgtttattattaatcattccattcatttacatctcaaatgatatccaacttcccagttacccctccacaagcctCCCATCCCAtaatctccctttcctccctcccctttgcctctatgaaggtgttccccaacccaccaCCTCCCAGCCGCCCCCTCCAGCATGCTCCTATgggcatcaaacttccacaggatcaatctcctcccattgatatcagacaaggccatcctctgctgcatatgtatctAAAggcatggatccctccctgtacactctgTGATTGGTgatctagtccctgggagcactgggtggtttGGCCAGTtaatgttctttctatggggttgcaatcctcctcagctcctccagttctGCCACCAGCTACCCCATGAGGAACTGAGCTCAGTCTAaaggttggctccaagcatccacagctgcattggtcagttgctggctgaacctcccaaggagcagccacaccaggttcctgtcagcaagtgcctcttggcaacagcaacagtgtccgTCCaggttggtgtctgcagacaggatggatccccaggtggtgcagtctctggttagcctttccttcagtctctactccattttttgtccttgttcttcctttggacaagaacatttctgggttaaaaactttgagatggctGGGTGGCCTCATCCGTcgactgggggctgtgcctatcaaCTGgcggtggtctctacaggttctatctcccctcctCTGTTAAAATCATCTCACTGGGTCCCGGGAGTCTCTCAtttccctgacatctgggaccctccagtggctatccccattTCCTCATCCCCTCATGCTatgtatttttattcaatttcctgaccctctgtatccctctcctgtcccctccagtacctgattctgtcccctctatttcctccccatcctctctccctcccaaatcctccctccctccaccaacCACTACCATTCTGTTCCCctctcaatgcaggactgaagcatccacactctggtcttccttcctcctaagctccatatggtctctGGGTTGTATCTAGGACATtgtgagttttggggctaatatccagttatcagtgagtgcataccatgtgtgtgttctttgggttaccttactcaggatgatagttccatccacttgcctgcgaatttcatgaagtcattgttttcaatagctgagtagtaccccattgtgtagatgtaccacattttctgtatccattcctctgttgagggacatctgggttctttcctgcttctggctattataaataaggctgctatgaacatagtggggcatgtggccttgttatatgttagagcatcttttggttttatgcccaagagtggtataactggctCCTCATATAGCACTACGTccagttttctcaggaacctccagactgattttcacagtagttataccagtttgcaatcccaccaacaatggaggagtgttcctctttctccacatcctcgacatcatctgctgtcacctgagttttttatcttagccattctgactgctatgaggtggaatctcagggttgttttgatttgcatttccctgataactaaggatgttgaacatttctttacatgcttctcagccatgcaagattcctcagttgaaagttctctgtttagctctgtaccccattttaatatggttatttggttctctggagtctaccttcttgagttctttgtatgtattaggtattagccctctatctaatgtagggttggtaaagatcttttcccgatctgcaggttgctattttgtcctattgacagtgtcctttgccttacagaaccttttcaattttagaggtctcatttgtcatttgttgatcttagagcataagcaattggtgttctgttcaggaaattttcccctgtgtccatgtgttcaatgctcttgcccactttttcttctattagtttcagtgtatctagttttatgtagaggtccttgatccacttggactcggGCTTTATAcaaggcgataagaatggatcgatttgcattcttctgcatgctgacctccagttgaaccagcaccagttgttgaaaatgctgtccctTTTCcctgcttttagctcctttgtcaaagatcaagtgaccataggtgtgtgggttcatttctgggtcttcagttctattccattgatctacctgcaggtcgctgtaccaataccatgcagtttttatcatgattgctctgtaatacagcttgaggtcaggaatgatgattccccagaagttcttttgttgttaagagtagttttcactatcctgggtcttCTGCCattccaaatgaacttgagaattgctctttctaactccatgaagaattgagttggaattttgatggggattgcaatgaatctgtagattgcttttggtaagatggccatttttacctaCATGCTTTTCTTAAGACAATTTCATCATCCATAAAAAGGGTCCTGAAGGGAATAGCCACAAAATATTggttagaagaaaacttcttacCACCCCTCTACCACCCTGCCCTCCATCCCTTGAagtaattccttttctttttcatggcaatttttattcttctctggtatattacatcccaactgcagtttcccctcccccaagtctctcacccccacctccctctcatcCAGATCCACCACCCCTCCTTCCACACCTCCCCTCAGACAAGAGCAAACcttccagggacatcaaccaaacacacCACAACAGGCTGCAATAAGACCTTGTACATAACATCACATCAAAGCCGGATATGTCAGCCCATTAGGAGGAACCGGGtcccacaagcaggcaaaagagtcagggacagcctaCACTCACACTGTTCAGAATCCCACAGGAACACCTCTGATTATATGTTCTGGTTGAAGTGATTCCTAAAGGCTGAGTCATCATATCTGTCTGTCAGCAGGTGGAGCCGTTTTCCTGAAGGTTTTTAAAGCAGGAAGGTAGTGAGAATTGTTCTGcactttttttaatgtattatacTGCAACCTTAGAGACTGTGCTATATGGATCCAAATAGGAAGTCAGGAAAAGCAAGTTAAGGAAAGTTGTGTCCACATAACCAAGGAAATGGCAGCATAGGCTATAGACCAGCTATAGTGATGAACCATCAAGATGTACTGTGAGGACAGGATTAAAAGACAATACACATCCCAGCACAGAGTTCTGTAACAGCAGTTGCACATTCTggtcctttgtctctttctgctgTGACTCTGACCTGTTTGTATTCACCAGTGATGGTTTGATAGTCTGGGATTCCTCAAAGCAGGGCATGGTTTCTATTAAGTTCTCAGTGGTTCATAAATGAGGTGGGGAAGATGCAGCTTACTCTGAAGGACATAGGCTCTGAACAAGGTGGGTGAGTGCTATCCTGATGGAATTGGAATCATCCTGGTCACCGTCTAGTGTCAGAGAACCTAGAACAGAATGTGGAGTATGTGCAAAAGACAATGTTGATACCACTGAGCTTAGAACAACCAGTAATGTTGCTTCTGGGCCTTCTGGCTGAGATCAAGAGTAGAAGAGCCAGGACTGGCTACTATCACAACAAAAGAGGTAGGATATATGTAATGTAGGCTATATCAACCATAAGAATAAAGTTATGTCATCTACAAGGTGTAGATAACCAGGCTAAGTCAGTCCTAGAAAGTCAATATGTGTTCTCTCATCTGTGGGTCTGGTACGTTATAGATACAGATACTTAGGATCATATATGTACAAAAAGTAGAAGTGTCAATGTTTAGGggaataaagaataataatagaaGAGGTGGGGCACTAAGGGAGAACAGCAGAAAATGGAGGG
It contains:
- the LOC116905741 gene encoding 60S ribosomal protein L10a-like, giving the protein MSSKVSRDTLYEAVREVLHGNQRKRRKFLETVELQISLKNYDPQKDKCFSGTVRLKSTPRPKFSVCVLGDQQHCDEAKVVDIPHMDIEALKKLNKSKKLVKKLVKKYDAFLASESLIKQIPRILGPGLNKAGKFPSLMTHNENMVAKVDEVKSTIKFQMKKVLCLAVAVGHVKMTDDELVYNIHLAVNFLVSLLKKNWENIRALYIKSTMGKPQHLY